A genomic window from Dehalococcoidia bacterium includes:
- the rpmG gene encoding 50S ribosomal protein L33, which produces MAKKSAVRTVLTLDCECGKYSYHTEKNKRNTEVRLELTKYCPPCRERKTFKEKR; this is translated from the coding sequence ATGGCAAAGAAAAGTGCTGTACGTACTGTTTTAACACTTGATTGCGAGTGTGGAAAATATAGTTATCATACAGAAAAAAATAAAAGAAATACTGAGGTAAGATTAGAGCTTACTAAATATTGTCCTCCCTGTAGAGAGAGAAAAACATTTAAAGAAAAGAGATAA
- the secE gene encoding preprotein translocase subunit SecE has translation MSTQPPKITKKGFAPISFFSEVIGELRKVTWPSRQEATRLTIMVLVLSIIIGIFLGLFDMIFSRFFSILSNT, from the coding sequence TTGTCTACTCAACCTCCTAAGATAACCAAAAAAGGTTTTGCCCCCATTTCATTTTTTTCTGAAGTAATAGGAGAACTAAGAAAAGTTACTTGGCCTTCAAGACAAGAAGCAACTCGATTAACGATTATGGTTCTAGTTCTATCTATCATTATTGGTATTTTTCTTGGACTATTTGATATGATTTTCTCAAGATTTTTTTCAATATTATCAAATACTTAG
- the nusG gene encoding transcription termination/antitermination protein NusG: MVKEIDNNIDEARWYILHTYSGHEDKVMTNLTQRVENLDLSKTIHEVLVPSEEKIEIKDGERQVVNKKMYAGYLLVKMIMTDDSWFAVRNTPGVTGFVSAEDETDRRPKPVPLEAHEVERIMNRMNSGTPSVSVGLAQGDSVKILDGPFAEFMGTVDVVNKERGKVTVHVSFFGRETPLELDFLQVEKA, from the coding sequence ATGGTAAAAGAAATAGACAATAATATAGATGAGGCTAGATGGTATATTTTACACACCTATTCTGGTCATGAAGATAAAGTAATGACAAACCTAACTCAAAGAGTTGAGAACTTGGATTTATCAAAAACTATTCATGAGGTATTAGTTCCATCTGAAGAAAAAATAGAAATTAAAGATGGTGAGCGCCAGGTAGTCAATAAGAAAATGTACGCAGGTTACTTACTTGTAAAAATGATTATGACTGATGATTCATGGTTTGCTGTGAGAAACACTCCAGGTGTTACTGGTTTCGTATCTGCTGAAGATGAAACAGATAGAAGGCCTAAACCAGTGCCATTAGAAGCCCATGAAGTTGAAAGAATAATGAATCGTATGAATAGTGGTACTCCTTCAGTCTCTGTTGGATTAGCTCAAGGAGATTCTGTGAAGATTTTAGATGGACCTTTTGCTGAATTTATGGGAACTGTTGATGTTGTTAACAAAGAAAGAGGAAAAGTAACTGTTCATGTCTCTTTCTTTGGGCGAGAGACTCCATTAGAATTGGACTTCTTACAAGTAGAAAAAGCATAA